CCCTTCCTGAAGGCTCAGTTCAACCTGGACCACATCCTACCTGCCATAGGTGAGCATTTCCTCCCCCACAAACCCTTTGTGTGCAAACCTGTGAGTGACTGTCAGTGAGCATGCCCATATGTGAGACTGctactgggtgtgtgtgtgtgtgtgtgtgtgtgtgtgtgtgtgtgtgtgtgtgtgtgtgtgttgtatgccaGTGTCACCATGGCTACAGAGTAGCAGAATCCAGCTGCTGCCTGAGCAGACATGGCTAAACCTCAGGAATCGGTCTCCCTTAGGAGTCTTTTTGCTTCCCAAAGTCTCCAAGCTCTCCAGATGACACTCTCATCCGAAGCCCAATAAATACCCTCTTCTGCCTTGGGTCCCACAACCTCTTAATAGTTCCCACCTGACTTCCACAGCCTGCACCCAAACTCCCCACACCCTCTGTCCTATGCAGCTTCACATACGCCCACTTCCCTCCTTAAGAACCTACCACCTccggccaggtgtggtagtgcacacctttaatctcagcactaagaaggcagagaaaaacagatctctgagttcaaggccaacctggtctacagagcaagttccaggccagcctggtttacatagtaaaTGCCAAGAccaccaaggctacacagagaaaccctgtctcaaaaacaaaacaaaaatcactaccACTTTTTCAAGGATTTGTTTCTTCTGCCCTTCCCCAAATCAGCCTAGATAATGTGACCTAGAGGAGCACAGGGGAGCAGAGTCAGCCACCCATGGAGATTAGACAACAGGAAGAGCGTCATTTCTCAAGCTAGGCTTGATTGGGGTTCTCTCATCCTGCAGGAAACCTGAGAATCCATCCTAACTCAGGACCAGACCATGGGGAGGGAAGATCtagcaacaacagcaataaagaAGGTAAGTAAGTGTCTGACACTCTGAATGCCATCTTTTGTCTCTGCTATCAGACGGAGCAGCTCTGTAAGTCCTGGGAGGAGCCCTGAAGGTCATAGGCAGGGAGGGGTCCCCACCCGGATCGGTGATATTGAGTCAGCTTCCGTATGTGCAAGCCCTTCTCATTTGTCTTTAGGGTTTCCCTGTCCTGCCAAGCTCGGACTGGGggcctcctgctttctcttcccttaCCCACTGGGCCTCATGCCCTGGTTACTGTCCACTCTCCTCCTGGTGCTGAAATGTGACTCTTGGCAATAATACCTGAAACTAGGCATCTTCTCCCTTCCCGACGCTGTTCTCCACACTGGGAAACCCAGGGAGGAGTGTCTCCAAGGCAACCCAACCCCATACGCTGATATGTCCTTCTCCTAGAGCTAACTCAGCAGAAGAGTCCATTCCACATGCTGCCCCAACCACTTCACGTGTATTAACAGCTTGGTTCTCACAAACCGTATGCTGGGAAGTACTACAATAAACTtcattttttgtcttctttgttttttgttttttgttttttttttggtatggggtaactgaggcacagaaagatCACATGACACATCCAAGATCACATCTGGGAGGCAGTGGGACCAGGGCTGGAGCAGCAGCTCCCGAGTCTGCTCCTCCCACTGTACTTGGTCCCTAGgactccccatctccctctccatcccagcTCTGCCTGGAGCATCCTGACCCCTGCTCCCTAGGGTTTTCTGATCTGACATCTCAGTAGGGTGTACTCAGGCATCCCTCTCCTGCTGTCTCTTCTAGGAGCCCGCAGTGGCCTGTCCACAGTGACCAGAACCCTGGAGAAGCTGAAGCCTGGAGGCCGGGGAACTGAGGAGGGCTAAGCActgcctcctgcctcaccccactccccacactCCAGTCTCAGGGCCCTCCTTCAAGCTGGAAGATGTGGAGATGAGCCCTAGGAATGCTGGGCCTACCTTCTCTTCCAGTGATGCTCTCCCTAACAGATTCCTTCACTCTTGGAATCTTGGAAAGACCCACAGGACCCCCTTCCCTGGCCTCATTGTTCTGTACAACACCTGAACTTTGTTCCTTCATTGATCCTTTATTGGAATTTGATCAAGGGCCTTGACTAGAGTCAGAGATGGTTGCCTTACCCTGGCCATAGAAGCTGAACACAGGATCCATAGATGGGGGTCCTGGCTGACGCTGTCATGTCTATGTCAGGAGCAGAGGTGGCCACTGACAAGGTAACTTTCCAGATAAGTCCAGTGCTGGCACAGTTGCTATCGAACTTCTTCACTCAGGGCTGTGGAGCACCCAGCTCCAGACAgcctcccaacccccatcccccattctTCCCATTCCTCTTTTCAAGAAGAAGGCTCCTGTCTCCTCTAGAAGGCCAGCTCAGAGTCCCATAGCTACATGGCTCCCGTGTCCTGTTCTAGCAGCCtgtgacacccccccacacacaggaaCCTCCAGGAAGACTTGAATTCTTTTTCACAAAGACAATtgcgtttgtttgttttaagacaggatttcatggCCTAAGCTTATCTTATGTGTTCAATGATGTCTAGCTAAACTTAGCAATTTTATTTGCTCTCTGTTCTGAGTACTGAACCTAAGGTCTTGTACACACTAGGCAATCACTCTACGCAGCTCTATCCCTAGCTCTcacaaaaacaattctcaagCCTACCTAAATATGATGAATGATGctttacccccacccccccaatccATAGCACAAGACGGGGCACATAGTAGCTGCTCAGCAAATGCTAGTGCCTTAAATTaggttgaaaaaaaaacctacctacTAGGCTTTCCTGGGGAGGTACATTATGGCATCGCCACAGATGTAAGGTTTGAGGTAGGGAGGTTCAGGTGCACATGCCTAGGCAGACGGCTGCCACAGCCTCCATGTCTTTAGCTCCAGGAACAGCAATATTGTTTGATCTCCACAGACATCCTCCTTGTCTTGCTTtgagaaaacaaactgaagaCAGTCTTATTCTTGCAGGGCCCATGCAAGTGACTCTTCTCGGAAGCCTTCTCTCACATTGCCCCAGTAGTTCCAAGGGGAGCAGATGACTTGAGTGGCCGTGCTGTTTCTCCTTGTTCAGCATGAGAGCAGAAAGCCAGGCTTTGGGAAACAGGCAACATGAGAGAGCCCATCTTGGGCAGATGAGAAAGCTGAGATATCTCGGGATAAAGGACTCATTAGATGCCCAGAAAAAGTCATGGAGACAAGCTCTGCCACCAGGTCTCCTCTCGGCATAGCCACAGAGCTCAGCTCCCTGCCAGCAATGGACTAACATCCACAAGGGGCTATTTTCACAATCGCTGTCAGCTGTAGACCTGGTTCCTCCAGCTTTCTCTCCACTGTTGCCTGCCCCTCTTcacttgtctcttcctcctcctcagcaccaccaccactcagcccTCCCCATAGACAAGGAACCCCTTCCTCCTACTTGTCTTCACTCTTCACCTCTGGGCTTCAAAGAAATGCCCAAAGGCAGATGGTGGCAATAGCAGATAATAGGATAATATCCTAAGCCTGTGGATAAGGTGGCTTCTGTCTATTTGACCCTCCCTCCTCTATTTTAGGCATGATACCCCTAAAATAGGGTACAGTAAGCCTGATACCTGAGAGACCAGGCATAAAGAAGTATTTGTGACCATTGAGGAATAAATTAAAGTACAGTCACATGAAAAAAGCAAGAGCTACATTCATTGGAGAAGCTGGCCGAGCCTTGAGGTGAGTTGGAGTTCTGGAGGCCCCCTACCATTCCCCTCTTTTCCCTGCTGTGGGCTTTCTGAAG
Above is a window of Mus pahari chromosome 6, PAHARI_EIJ_v1.1, whole genome shotgun sequence DNA encoding:
- the Kncn gene encoding kinocilin, with the translated sequence MDIPISTRDFRCLQLACVALGLVAGSIIIGVSVSKAAAAVGGIFLGAAGLGLLIFAYPFLKAQFNLDHILPAIGNLRIHPNSGPDHGEGRSSNNSNKEGARSGLSTVTRTLEKLKPGGRGTEEG